In the Theobroma cacao cultivar B97-61/B2 chromosome 1, Criollo_cocoa_genome_V2, whole genome shotgun sequence genome, one interval contains:
- the LOC18613428 gene encoding uncharacterized protein LOC18613428, producing MQSSTALEPIVFNPHFSTMLKLLNKRIKRFCSRIRWPVRRRSKSKIVIKRFGKSNSRANSDTKDHTIVNGTSKVHQDGQLGGLDSVRPIRIATFNAALFSMAPAIPKAENSSSFDFENEGFKDARRSMDLSLRAKSTNDRPKSILKQSPMHPNSINDKENLSNQQKFLKSKLRVSINLPDNEISLLRNRQLSFAERGKEGSSSGGGSRILRGKAPLRSTVSFSTNMGNGVDSFERYRSRKTVLEVLRELDADILALQDVKAEEEKAMKPLSDLAAALGMNYVFAESWAPEYGNAVLSKWPIKRWKVQKIFDDTDFRNVLKATIDVPQAGEVDFHCTHLDHLDENWRMKQINAIIQSNDGPHILAGGLNSLEETDYSTERWTDIVKYYEEMGKPIPKVEVMKFLKNKQYTDAKDFAGECEPVVVIAKGQSVQGTCKYGTRVDYILASPNSPYKFVPGSYSVLSSKGTSDHHMVKVDIIKVSENVEENVSRKRRQPKQKVVKITNTSPSKTVWKIHT from the exons atgcAATCGTCTACAGCTTTAGAACCCATCGTATTCAACCCTCATTTCTCCACTATGCTCAAACTCCTTAACAAGAGAATCAAGCGCTTTTGTTCCCGCATCCGGTGGCCGGTTCGTCGCCGGTCCAAGTCCAAAATTGTCATAAAAAGGTTTGGCAAATCAAACTCCAGGGCTAATAGTGACACTAAAGATCACACTATTGTGAATGGGACTTCCAAAGTTCATCAAGATGGCCAACTGGGTGGTCTAGACTCGGTGAGGCCCATACGTATAGCTACTTTCAATGCTGCCCTGTTTTCTATGGCCCCTGCAATACCTAAAGCAGAGAATTCTTCAAGTTTTGACTTTGAAAACGAAGGTTTTAAAGATGCTAGGCGCTCCATGGATCTTAGTTTACGCGCAAAGTCTACAAATGATCGGCCAAAGAGTATACTAAAGCAATCTCCCATGCACCCAAATTCCATCAATGACAAGGAGAATCTCTCCAACCAGCAAAAATTTCTGAAATCTAAGTTAAGGGTGTCAATCAATTTACCAGATAATGAGATTTCTTTATTGCGTAATCGACAACTGAGCTTTGCAGAACGTGGAAAGGAGGGATCTTCAAGTGGTGGTGGGAGTAGAATTTTGAGAGGAAAAGCTCCATTGAGATCAACAGTGAGTTTTTCAACAAATATGGGAAATGGGGTTGATAGTTTCGAGAGGTATAGAAGCAGAAAGACAGTGCTTGAAGTCTTGAGAGAGTTAGATGCTGATATTTTAGCTCTTCAAGATGTGAAAGCAGAGGAAGAGAAAGCCATGAAACCTTTGTCTGATTTAGCTGCTGCTTTGGGGATGAACTATGTCTTTGCTGAGAGTTGGGCACCGGAATACGGCAACGCTGTGCTTTCCAAGTGGCCGATTAAGCGGTGGAAAGTGCAGAAGATCTTTGATGACACAGATTTCAG GAATGTCCTCAAGGCAACTATTGATGTGCCCCAGGCAGGAGAAGTCGACTTCCACTGCACACACCTTGATCATCTTGATGAGAACTGGCGCATGAAGCAGATAAATGCAATAATTCAGTCTAATGATGGTCCACACATCTTAGCTGGAGGCCTCAATTCCTTGGAGGAGACAGATTACTCCACGGAGAGGTGGACGGATATTGTTAAG TACTATGAGGAGATGGGAAAACCAATACCGAAGGTTGAAGTGATGAAATTTCTGAAGAACAAACAATACACAGATGCTAAGGACTTTGCAGGGGAATGTGAGCCAGTGGTCGTGATTGCCAAAGgacaaa GCGTGCAGGGCACATGCAAGTATGGGACTCGGGTAGATTACATACTGGCATCCCCGAATTCACCGTACAAGTTTGTTCCAGGGTCGTATTCAGTCCTTTCTTCGAAAGGGACTTCAGATCATCACATGGTAAAAGTCGATATAATAAAAGTAAGTGAGAACGTTGAAGAAAATGTCAGTAGAAAGCGACGGcaaccaaaacagaaagttgtAAAGATTACAAACACTTCTCCATCAAAGACTGTATGGAAAATACATACATGA
- the LOC18613429 gene encoding probable indole-3-acetic acid-amido synthetase GH3.6, producing MADDALLKQLEESTKDAVRHQAETLHSILQHQSGVRYLQRYLSDVDDQNAPIDAATFRRSVPLSSYDDYADYINQLADGACSDDHLLSVDPLVCFFYSSGTSSMKPKLIPYFDSALSKAASYIAHQGSAAVLRRFFPPRPEVNRRLAFIYADSITTTKGGFKVMAASSFPLQNSSSNANRSLFTSLTSSKEVILGSNVEHQMYCHLLCGLRNSDYVDAIHAPYAPGLIKALGVLESKWEQLCEDIRKGFPCLEIDDVLMRDSVVEVLDGPQPDLSNRIRLICEEKDWGGILHKLWPNVRYIRCITTGSMKQYYSKLKYYAGVIPLLGGDYFSSECCVAINLDIKQPPDMTKFVMLPTAAYFEFLPFDSTENKVVGEETVDVSGVEVGKMYEVVVTTYRGFYRYRLGDIVRVVDFYNSSPLLEFVMRAPKTSYEIVSEGDLMAAVESFQPLLRNIMGMEVEIVEFTSFLDFDLSPKRLKIFVEVKDCDMFSQDKLQESILLLRKCCSALEDSLGSIYKVQRDKGEMHPLSLSILKRGSFDRLLQGAIKNGAASQYKPPKIIRNRDIVNVMEGYVLVTICLESLCA from the exons ATGGCAGACGACGCGTTGCTGAAGCAACTAGAGGAATCAACGAAGGACGCGGTGCGTCACCAGGCCGAGACTCTCCATTCAATTCTTCAACACCAGAGCGGCGTGCGTTATCTCCAACGCTACCTATCCGACGTTGACGATCAAAATGCCCCGATAGACGCTGCCACTTTTAGACGCTCCGTGCCGTTATCTAGCTACGATGATTACGCTGATTACATCAATCAATTAGCTGACGGAGCCTGCAGTGACGATCATCTCTTGTCCGTTGATCCTCTGGTCTGCTTCTTTTACAG TTCTGGAACAAGCTCGATGAAGCCTAAACTGATACCTTACTTTGATTCGGCGCTTTCAAAAGCGGCGTCGTATATAGCTCATCAAGGAAGTGCCGCTGTTCTTCGAAG GTTTTTTCCTCCAAGGCCTGAAGTAAATAGGAGACTGGCATTTATATATGCCGATAGCATTACAACTACGAAAGGCGGTTTCAAGGTAATGGCTGCTTCTTCTTTCCCTTTGCAGAATAGTAGCAGTAATGCAAATCGCTCTCTATTTACGTCTCTCACTAGCTCCAAGGAAGTGATTCTTGGTTCAAATGTTGAGCATCAAATGTACTGCCACCTTCTCTGTGGTCTTAGGAATTCTGATTATGTGGATGCTATTCATGCCCCATATGCGCCTGGTTTGATTAAAGCTTTGGGCGTATTGGAATCTAAGTGGGAGCAACTATGTGAGGATATCAGAAAAGGGTTTCCATGTTTGGAGATTGATGATGTTCTGATGAGAGATTCTGTTGTTGAGGTTCTTGATGGACCACAACCAGATTTGTCAAACAGAATTCGATTGATCTGTGAAGAGAAGGATTGGGGTGGAATTTTGCATAAATTATGGCCTAATGTTCGATATATTAGATGCATCACAACTGGGAGTATGAAGCAGTATTATTCCAAACTTAAGTACTATGCAGGAGTGATACCTCTGTTAGGAGGGGATTACTTTTCATCAGAGTGCTGTGTGGCCATTAACTTGGATATCAAGCAACCACCAGATATGACAAAATTTGTTATGCTTCCAACTGCAGCATATTTTGAGTTCCTTCCGTTTGATTCAACTGAGAACAAGGTTGTTGGTGAAGAAACTGTAGATGTTAGCGGTGTTGAGGTAGGGAAGATGTATGAAGTGGTTGTGACTACTTATAGAGGATTTTATAGATATCGACTAGGTGATATTGTAAGAGTTGTTGACTTCTATAACTCATCTCCGTTGCTGGAGTTTGTGATGCGAGCTCCTAAAACTTCATATGAGATAGTGTCTGAGGGAGATTTGATGGCTGCCGTGGAAAGTTTTCAACCTTTGCTGAGAAATATCATGGGCATGGAAGTAGAGATTGTGGAGTTTACGAGTTTCTTGGACTTTGATTTGAGTCCTAAGAGGCTGAAGATTTTTGTTGAAGTCAAAGACTGTGATATGTTTTCACAGGACAAGTTGCAGGAGTCAATTCTACTCCTTAGAAAGTGTTGTTCTGCTCTTGAAGATAGCTTGGGAAGTATTTATAAGGTGCAACGGGATAAAGGCGAGATGCACCCTTTATCACTATCAATTTTGAAACGTGGTAGCTTTGACAGGTTACTTCAAGGAGCAATCAAGAATGGAGCAGCTAGTCAATATAAGCCACCTAAGATCATAAGAAACCGTGACATTGTCAATGTTATGGAAGGATATGTTCTTGTGACTATATGCTTAGAATCTCTATGTGCTTAA